TTACTTCATAGCTAAAGGAATGAGGCTTATCTATAATAGAGTTAATAGTGTCCTTTGTTAATTGATAAGTTTGATAATTTATAATAATTATTGAGCAGTCCATGTTATCCTATCTTTTTAAAAGTTTAAATGTGTTTTTAATTAGTTCATATTCGATTTTAAAGTAATTTTTCCAGTTTTTAGATTTGAATTCGACTTTTTTAATTTTATTTCTTGTTTTTAAACCCTCTTTAAGACCTTCTAAATAAATAGGGCCAAAACCTTTCTTTAAAAAGAATAGATATTTTATTAAAAAGCCTAAAAATAAAAATAAAATATTAACAATCTTTTGAAGTGTTGGAAGATTCTTGTAAACAACCAAAACATTATTACGGGCAGCTAATCTTACTTTAAATTCATTATATTGGCTTCCAGTAGTTGCACTTCCTATATGGTAAACAATTGCATTTGGACAGAACAGGTTTTTATAACCATTAATTCTTGCCCTATAACCTAAATCAACATCTTCCATATAAGCAAAAAATTCACTGTCAAATCCACCCAATTCTTCAAGTAAATCTTTCCTATACAATGCAGCTCCTGCACATGATGAAAAAACCTCTGAAACTTCAATAAACTTGTTTAAATTCTGATTATTTCCTCTTTTTTTAGTATAAGCAAGTAAAGTATAATCATCACCTGCATCATCAATTAATTCAGGGTTATTAAACTGAACCATTTTAGAAGATACTGAAAATATCCTCTCCTCAGTATTTAAAAGATTTAATAACTC
This region of Methanobrevibacter woesei genomic DNA includes:
- a CDS encoding glycosyltransferase family 2 protein, which encodes MKVSVVTPNYNGKDFLYAYFESLIKNSNEIGEVIIVDNGSRDGSQEFIRNYREKVDFPIVLIENSQNLGFAEAVNQGISKARYDYIFSLNNDTVVEKSAILELLNLLNTEERIFSVSSKMVQFNNPELIDDAGDDYTLLAYTKKRGNNQNLNKFIEVSEVFSSCAGAALYRKDLLEELGGFDSEFFAYMEDVDLGYRARINGYKNLFCPNAIVYHIGSATTGSQYNEFKVRLAARNNVLVVYKNLPTLQKIVNILFLFLGFLIKYLFFLKKGFGPIYLEGLKEGLKTRNKIKKVEFKSKNWKNYFKIEYELIKNTFKLLKR